The sequence below is a genomic window from Rhodococcus sp. 4CII.
CGCCGCGATCGTGGGCGCGCCGACGACGACGCCGAGCGCATACGCCGACACGAAGTGCCCGGCCACCGGCTCCGACACCCCGGTGCCCGCCGCCATCGCCGGCAACAGTCCCATGGACGCGAATTCCGTTGTGCCAATGCCGAACCCGCCGAGCGCCAGCGCCAGCATCGCGCCCCGCCGACTCGGCGACGGAAACCGCGGACGCAGAGAAGGGCGAGTGGCGACCGCGGGTTCGGTGAGCGCAGCGGAGGGTGGCGTCATGGCAGCAGGACTCCCATCGGGGCTGATCGTTGGGGCGGCGAGCACGAGTCGTTGGACTCACCTGACGAAAATGCCGGGCCGAGATCGTGGCAAACCGGCTCGTCCCAGTATGGGTGAGGTCGCAAGTGAATTAACAATCGAGTCGGGCGTGATTCCACTCACCGACGCTCGGACGCGGGCATCCCCATGACGTGGGCCGACGCAGCGGAGCGGAGCGATCTACGTCACGTGATGTGCTGGAGAATCACCGTGTGGACGTGGTGGGCCTTGTCCATGCCGCGGAAGTCGGCCTCGTACGTGGTCTGGGCGACGTCGACGGCGATGCTGCTGGAGGAGAAGAACTGGCCGGCCCACGACTTGTTGCTGAGGAACGAGACGGACCGGATGTTCTTGTACGGAATGGACGTGATCGCGGTGCGCTTCCCGACGAAGCTCTTGTCCTGAATGACGACGCGCAGATTCGTGATGGCGAGGAAGCCGGTGCCCGCGCCGATGCAGTCGTACACGGCGATGATCGTCTCACCGGGAAGGATCCCCTGCTGCACCTGCTTCAGTTGTTCCGACTTGTCGAAGATCGGATCGGTCACGGCTCCTCCTTCGACGTCGGTGTGGTCTCGTCCATCGTCCCAGAAAGTTCGTCGAACGTGACGTGGATTCCCTCGTGCGGAACCGCGCGCTGCGCCTTCGCCTGGTCGGTGAACGTCCGCTTGTCGCCGTCCGCGAGTTCGGTGTTGTCGGTGAACGGCACGAGCAGCGCCCGCGGGTGCAGCCTGTCGACGCGGACGACGTTGATCTCCACGCACACCACGATCGCCGCGGCGGCGAGGAACAGGAACGCCAGCAGTCCGAGCACGACGGCGAACACCCCGTTCGTCACCGACGCCGTACTCACCACCTTGCTCACGTAGTACGCACCGAACGATTGGAGCACCTGCCACAACACGGCAGCCGCGACGGCGCCGGGCGCGACGTCGGCGACCGACAGCGGGCGGGCGGTGGCGAGTCGGAATGCGAGGACGAAGATCGCGGAATTGATCGTGATCGCGGCGAGCATCAGGATCACGGCGAACGATCCGGACAGATGCGTCGCGGCGCCGACCGCGGCGACGGCGGCCGTGCCGAGCACGGCGAGCCCGATCGTGCCGAGCAACAGCAGACCCCGCAACCGGCCGCGGATCGGGTCGGGCCGCATGTTCCGGGGAACCGACCACGCCGTGTTCATCGCGTTCTGGCAGGCCAGTGCCACGCCGAGGCCGCCGTAGAGAGCACCGACCAGCCCGATCACCAGGCCCGTCACGCCGCCGCCGATCCGGTGCGGGTCGGCCAGGTCGGCTCCGATCACCGGGAACTGGCTCAGCGCCGAGTCGATGATGTCCTGCTGCAGGTCGGGACGCCCGGACAGCACGAACCCGAGCACCGTGGACAGCAGAAGCAGCAGGGGGAACAGCGAGATGAACCCGTAATACGCGATCAACGCCGCGAGATACACGCCCTGATCGTCGAGGAACTTGTACGTGACGGCGATCGGGAATCCCATCGCCGGGTACTTCTGCTGGAGAGCGTCGAGTCTTCTGGCGAATTTCATTGTGATCGGGCGACCGGTTTCACCATCGCGAGGGCCAGGTCGGCGTAGCGCTCGGCGAGTTCCTCGGGGGTCATCGGTCCGTCTGCGTGCCACCACGTGCACACCGACTGGCCCATGTTGATGATGCCGCGGACGGCGTCCCTCGGGTATTCCGTCCCGAAGTCGCCCTCCTCGACGCCCCGCTCGATGACGTCGCGGAACAGGTGTTCCTGCTCGTCGCGAAGAGCCACGACGAGCCGACGGCCGGCGTCATCGAGGCTGCGGATCTCGGTGGCACCGACCATCGCGTCCCGTTGCCGGGTGGTGTGGAACATGACCCAGGCCCGCACCAGCGACTGCAGCTGGTCGGCGGGGACGCCCCCCGACCGCAGCAGCGCACCGCGGGTCATCGCGATGGCGTCGTGGAGCGCGCGCACCATGATGTCCTGCAGAATCTCCTGCTTCGACGCGAAGTGGTGGTAGATCGATGCGACGGTGATGTCGGCGCCGCGGGCGATGTCGCGCATGGAGGTGCCGTGATAGCCGCGTTCGTTCATGTTCGCGACCGCGGAATCGAGGATCACCTGCCGCCCGGTGCCCGTGCTCACCGCGGCCACCTTTGCAGCGCACATCCCTCGGTCTCCGTCCCCGCTTCACCCATCACACGATCGCTCCCAGCGTAGTGCGTCCCGTCACAAAACCCGCTCTAGCGATCGTTCGGTAACAATGTCATGCTGGGTCGGTGGAGCACATCGAACTCGACGTCGCCGACGGCATCGCGACGATCACCCTCAACCGCCCCGACCAGCTCAACGCCTTCACCACCACCATGGAGAACGAGCTGATCGCTGCCTACGACCGGTTCGACGCCGACGACGCCGTGCGGGCGATCGTCGTCACCGGAGCCGGACGAGCGTTCTGCGCGGGTGCCGAC
It includes:
- a CDS encoding PH domain-containing protein, whose amino-acid sequence is MTDPIFDKSEQLKQVQQGILPGETIIAVYDCIGAGTGFLAITNLRVVIQDKSFVGKRTAITSIPYKNIRSVSFLSNKSWAGQFFSSSSIAVDVAQTTYEADFRGMDKAHHVHTVILQHIT
- a CDS encoding YihY/virulence factor BrkB family protein, producing MKFARRLDALQQKYPAMGFPIAVTYKFLDDQGVYLAALIAYYGFISLFPLLLLLSTVLGFVLSGRPDLQQDIIDSALSQFPVIGADLADPHRIGGGVTGLVIGLVGALYGGLGVALACQNAMNTAWSVPRNMRPDPIRGRLRGLLLLGTIGLAVLGTAAVAAVGAATHLSGSFAVILMLAAITINSAIFVLAFRLATARPLSVADVAPGAVAAAVLWQVLQSFGAYYVSKVVSTASVTNGVFAVVLGLLAFLFLAAAAIVVCVEINVVRVDRLHPRALLVPFTDNTELADGDKRTFTDQAKAQRAVPHEGIHVTFDELSGTMDETTPTSKEEP
- a CDS encoding TetR/AcrR family transcriptional regulator encodes the protein MCAAKVAAVSTGTGRQVILDSAVANMNERGYHGTSMRDIARGADITVASIYHHFASKQEILQDIMVRALHDAIAMTRGALLRSGGVPADQLQSLVRAWVMFHTTRQRDAMVGATEIRSLDDAGRRLVVALRDEQEHLFRDVIERGVEEGDFGTEYPRDAVRGIINMGQSVCTWWHADGPMTPEELAERYADLALAMVKPVARSQ